From the Cupriavidus necator N-1 genome, one window contains:
- a CDS encoding DUF2628 domain-containing protein — MKSSIRDDAALAAFVGPRYAYYSQRWSLAETRGGMSWNWAACLLGPFWMAYRRMYWQVGVFALIVCAEPVLHALFGLKMPLAVRPMLYAMALLLGMYGNQIYRWHAEATIRHLREYHFSPELVYDSLARSGRTSWPGVFAMALLLVVMAVSLSPLAGLVVQGSGLASG; from the coding sequence ATGAAATCATCGATTCGTGACGACGCGGCGCTGGCCGCATTCGTGGGGCCGCGCTATGCGTACTACAGCCAGCGCTGGTCCCTGGCCGAGACGCGCGGCGGCATGTCGTGGAACTGGGCGGCGTGCCTGCTGGGACCGTTCTGGATGGCCTACCGGCGCATGTACTGGCAGGTGGGGGTCTTTGCGCTGATCGTCTGCGCCGAGCCTGTGCTGCACGCGCTGTTCGGGCTGAAGATGCCGCTGGCAGTCCGGCCGATGCTGTATGCCATGGCGCTGCTGCTGGGCATGTATGGCAACCAGATCTACCGCTGGCATGCCGAGGCGACCATCCGGCACCTGCGCGAGTACCATTTTTCACCGGAACTGGTGTACGACTCGCTGGCGCGCAGTGGCCGCACCAGCTGGCCCGGTGTGTTCGCCATGGCCCTGCTGCTGGTGGTGATGGCGGTGTCGCTGAGCCCGCTGGCGGGGCTGGTGGTGCAGGGCAGCGGGCTGGCCTCCGGCTGA
- a CDS encoding LysR substrate-binding domain-containing protein: MHYDLTDLRLFLNVGETENLTRAAERSFLSLPAASTRIKQLEEAFQTQLLIRQVKGVRLTPAGDALLRHAREVFRELECLHADLRPYAKGVKGRVRLLANTTATNSFLATGVSRFLSENPDVDIELEEHLSQEIVSAISAGAADLGIVAGEVATQDLDAMHLCSDELIVIAPVNHPLPAFKRLHFADLLDTCRFVGLNQFSAIQSFLDRIAGGMGKRISLRIQVGSFDAVCRMVEAGAGIAIVPNSCARRYASRKVLRFIQLEDEWAKRELRLVRRPGRELPQFAETLIQYLVDAAREPV, encoded by the coding sequence ATGCATTACGACCTGACCGACCTCCGCCTCTTCCTGAACGTCGGCGAGACGGAGAACCTGACCCGCGCGGCCGAACGCAGCTTCCTGTCGCTGCCCGCGGCCAGCACCCGGATCAAGCAGCTGGAAGAGGCGTTCCAGACACAATTGCTGATCCGCCAGGTCAAGGGCGTGCGCCTGACGCCGGCGGGCGATGCGCTGCTGCGCCACGCGCGCGAGGTCTTCCGCGAACTGGAATGCCTGCACGCCGACCTGCGGCCCTATGCCAAGGGCGTCAAGGGCCGCGTGCGGCTGCTGGCCAACACCACCGCCACCAACTCGTTCCTGGCCACCGGCGTATCGCGCTTCCTGAGCGAGAACCCGGACGTGGACATCGAGCTGGAAGAGCACCTGTCGCAGGAAATCGTCTCGGCGATCAGCGCCGGCGCCGCCGACCTGGGCATCGTGGCCGGTGAAGTCGCCACCCAGGACCTGGACGCGATGCACCTGTGCAGCGACGAACTGATCGTGATCGCACCGGTCAACCACCCGCTGCCCGCCTTCAAGCGGCTGCATTTCGCCGACCTGCTCGATACCTGCCGTTTTGTCGGCCTGAACCAGTTCAGCGCGATCCAGTCGTTCCTGGACCGCATCGCCGGCGGCATGGGCAAGCGCATCAGCCTGCGCATCCAGGTGGGCAGCTTCGATGCCGTATGCCGCATGGTCGAGGCCGGCGCGGGCATCGCCATCGTGCCCAACAGCTGCGCGCGCCGCTACGCCAGCCGCAAGGTGCTGCGCTTTATCCAGCTGGAAGACGAATGGGCCAAGCGCGAGCTGCGCCTGGTGCGCCGCCCGGGGCGCGAACTGCCCCAGTTTGCCGAAACGCTGATCCAGTATCTGGTCGACGCGGCGCGCGAGCCAGTGTAA
- a CDS encoding SDR family NAD(P)-dependent oxidoreductase has translation MSGLMAGKVALVTGAGGGIGRGIALELAAAGAKVVVNDLGVSMTGEGGDAGPAQRVVEEIRAAGGEAVANTDSVSTWNGANAIVQCALDNFGRIDAVVNNAGNLRDRMFFKMNEEEWRSVIDVHLHGTFFVSRAAANYFKDQESGAYVHMTSTSGLIGNLGQANYSAAKLGIAALSKSIALDMQRFNVRSNCIAPFAWSRMTSSIPAETPEEKARVAKLQKMEAGKIAPVAVYLASPAASEVNGQIFAVRANEIILMSQPRPVRSVHMSDGWTPETVGEIAMPAMRSSFFKLERSPDVISWDPI, from the coding sequence ATGAGCGGTTTGATGGCAGGCAAGGTCGCCCTGGTGACGGGCGCAGGTGGTGGAATCGGGCGCGGCATCGCGCTGGAACTGGCCGCCGCCGGCGCCAAGGTGGTGGTGAATGACCTCGGCGTGTCGATGACCGGCGAGGGCGGCGACGCTGGCCCCGCGCAGCGCGTGGTGGAGGAAATCCGCGCCGCCGGCGGCGAGGCCGTGGCCAATACCGACAGCGTGTCGACCTGGAACGGCGCCAATGCCATCGTGCAATGCGCGCTGGACAACTTCGGCCGCATCGACGCCGTGGTCAACAACGCCGGCAACCTGCGCGACCGCATGTTCTTCAAGATGAATGAAGAAGAATGGCGCTCGGTGATCGACGTGCACCTGCACGGCACCTTCTTCGTCAGCCGCGCCGCGGCCAACTACTTCAAGGACCAGGAGAGCGGCGCCTACGTGCACATGACCTCCACCTCCGGCCTGATCGGCAACCTGGGCCAGGCCAACTATTCGGCGGCCAAGCTGGGCATTGCCGCGTTGTCCAAGTCGATCGCGCTGGACATGCAGCGCTTCAACGTGCGCTCGAACTGCATCGCGCCGTTCGCCTGGAGCCGCATGACCAGCTCGATTCCGGCCGAAACGCCGGAAGAAAAGGCACGCGTGGCCAAGCTGCAGAAGATGGAAGCCGGCAAGATCGCGCCGGTGGCGGTCTACCTTGCCAGCCCGGCCGCCAGCGAAGTCAACGGCCAGATCTTCGCGGTGCGCGCCAACGAAATCATCCTGATGAGCCAGCCGCGCCCGGTGCGCTCGGTGCATATGAGCGATGGCTGGACGCCTGAGACCGTGGGCGAGATCGCCATGCCGGCCATGCGCTCCAGCTTCTTCAAGCTGGAGCGTTCGCCCGACGTGATCAGCTGGGACCCGATCTGA